A genomic window from Pseudomonadota bacterium includes:
- a CDS encoding hydrogenase encodes MPLFIAAICLLLLSGILAPLGRSGSVLPDRLSLFLGLGGTLLGAAATVLCLGRPEPATLALAWPSINGFFALRIDGLAGVFLLPAFVIAGTGLLYGSGYWPQAKDASGNAWIRTFYPILTAAIALVLAADNGVVFLISWEIMALAGYFLVITEQQQEENFRAGYVYLIATHTGTLALFGLFALLGEKSCLVGLPAAGTLVGGSAILFLLTLIGFGFKAGIMPLHIWLPGAHAAAPSHVSALMSGVMIKTGIYGILRVVSLFQSLPAWWGWTVLGLGILSGILGVVFAIAQHDIKKLLAYHSIENIGIILLGVGTAMLGKSHGLPALAALGLAGALLHVVNHGLFKGLLFLSAGSVVQAMGGREMSGFGGLLRTMPLTGFFFLGGAVAICGLPPLNGFVSEWFIFLGLLQGGVDRTGELHFILLAIPALALIGGLALLCFAKVFGLSFLGRSRSAHALGHEAPPAMLIGMGLLLACCFWIGILPETTRPLLAGALALWTANGVEITHVFGSLAPARAITFSAAFFLALLLPVYLLTRRQRSPDNEVPTWGCGYGGEIPRAQYTTSSFAEMIASFFHWALQTEFFEKKATGIFSTPAAFKSHTPDPVLDLFLARFTRKFAGLATGIRRSVHQGVIGIYLLYSALTLCLLLAIAVFLP; translated from the coding sequence ATGCCTCTCTTCATCGCCGCCATATGCCTTCTCCTTCTTTCCGGTATTCTTGCTCCTCTCGGCCGCTCCGGATCGGTGCTCCCGGACCGTCTCTCCCTGTTTCTCGGCCTGGGCGGAACACTGCTGGGAGCGGCGGCCACGGTGCTCTGTCTCGGCCGCCCCGAACCGGCAACCCTGGCCCTTGCCTGGCCGTCAATTAACGGTTTTTTCGCCCTGCGGATCGACGGGCTGGCCGGGGTTTTTCTGCTGCCCGCCTTTGTCATTGCCGGAACCGGTCTTCTCTACGGCAGCGGTTACTGGCCGCAGGCAAAAGACGCGTCCGGCAACGCCTGGATCCGAACCTTCTACCCGATCCTGACCGCCGCCATCGCCCTGGTGCTCGCCGCCGATAACGGGGTGGTTTTCCTGATTTCCTGGGAGATCATGGCCCTGGCCGGCTACTTCCTGGTGATCACCGAACAGCAGCAAGAAGAGAATTTCCGGGCCGGATATGTCTACCTGATCGCGACCCACACCGGAACCCTGGCCCTCTTCGGCCTCTTCGCCCTGCTCGGCGAAAAGAGCTGTCTTGTCGGTCTGCCGGCCGCCGGCACCCTGGTCGGCGGCAGCGCGATCCTTTTTCTCCTGACCCTGATCGGGTTCGGCTTCAAGGCGGGAATCATGCCGCTTCATATCTGGCTGCCCGGCGCCCATGCCGCCGCCCCCAGCCATGTCTCGGCCCTGATGTCGGGGGTGATGATCAAAACCGGCATCTACGGCATCCTGCGGGTGGTCAGCCTCTTTCAGTCGTTGCCCGCCTGGTGGGGCTGGACAGTGCTTGGACTGGGCATTCTCTCCGGAATCTTAGGCGTGGTCTTCGCCATTGCCCAGCACGATATCAAAAAACTGCTCGCCTATCACAGCATCGAGAACATCGGCATCATCCTGCTGGGGGTCGGAACGGCGATGCTCGGCAAGAGCCACGGCCTGCCGGCCCTCGCCGCTCTCGGCTTGGCCGGGGCGCTGCTGCATGTGGTCAATCACGGTCTTTTCAAAGGTCTGCTCTTCCTCTCGGCCGGATCGGTGGTCCAGGCCATGGGCGGCAGGGAGATGTCCGGGTTCGGCGGGCTGCTGAGAACCATGCCGCTGACCGGGTTTTTCTTTCTGGGAGGGGCGGTGGCGATCTGCGGTCTGCCGCCGCTGAACGGTTTCGTCAGTGAATGGTTTATCTTCCTGGGTCTCCTGCAGGGCGGAGTCGACCGGACCGGAGAGCTGCACTTCATCCTGCTGGCCATTCCGGCCCTGGCGCTGATCGGCGGGCTGGCGCTCCTCTGTTTCGCCAAAGTCTTCGGGCTCTCCTTTCTGGGCAGAAGCCGCTCCGCGCATGCTTTGGGCCATGAGGCGCCGCCCGCCATGCTCATCGGTATGGGACTGCTTCTCGCCTGCTGTTTCTGGATAGGCATCCTGCCGGAAACCACCAGACCGCTGCTCGCCGGCGCGCTCGCCTTATGGACAGCGAACGGGGTAGAGATCACACATGTTTTCGGCAGCCTGGCCCCCGCCCGCGCGATAACCTTTTCAGCCGCGTTCTTTCTGGCCCTTCTGCTTCCGGTTTATCTGCTGACCCGGCGGCAACGATCGCCCGACAATGAAGTCCCGACCTGGGGCTGCGGCTACGGAGGAGAAATCCCGCGGGCCCAGTACACCACCTCATCCTTCGCGGAAATGATCGCGTCATTTTTTCATTGGGCGCTTCAGACCGAATTTTTCGAAAAAAAAGCGACCGGAATATTTTCCACCCCCGCCGCATTCAAAAGCCACACCCCTGATCCGGTCCTTGATCTTTTCCTGGCCCGGTTCACGCGGAAATTCGCCGGCCTGGCCACCGGCATCCGGCGCAGCGTCCATCAGGGTGTGATCGGCATTTACCTGCTCTATTCCGCACTCACCCTTTGTCTGCTGCTTGCGATTGCCGTTTTTCTTCCCTGA
- a CDS encoding sigma-54 dependent transcriptional regulator, which translates to MSDIYELLIIDDENIALKNLSHILKGEGYEVVAIQSSTEAMELLKEKEFDLVLTDLKMEKIDGMDILNFVREHHPDTEVIMITGYATVDSAIGAMKAGAYHYIAKPYKIDEVRKVVKEALEKQRLKRENRQLREQLKTFKAGADLITNDSRMKKLLDSARQVATTDSNVMLTGESGTGKELMARFIHKCSRRSGGPLLSINCGAFTEELLTNEMFGHEKGAFTGAHESKKGLIEMADGGTLFLDEVTEMSTAMQVKLLRAIQEKEVLRVGGTTPIKVDVRFVAATNRKLQGEVATGRFRQDLYYRLNVVSLRIPPLAERKNDIPLLIQHFIRKYSSLMQKNVLGISTEVAEILMHYDFPGNVRELENIIERGIALSASEQIEVAHLPEDLQEMTLLTFRHKSGAMPSLADQEKAYIEWVLNETGNNKSEAAGILGIDRVSLWRKLKKFGLE; encoded by the coding sequence ATGAGTGACATTTACGAACTGCTCATCATCGATGATGAAAATATCGCTTTGAAGAACCTCTCCCATATCCTGAAAGGTGAGGGGTATGAAGTGGTTGCCATCCAGAGCAGCACCGAAGCCATGGAGCTGCTGAAAGAAAAGGAATTCGATCTGGTGCTGACCGACCTCAAGATGGAAAAGATTGACGGGATGGACATCCTGAATTTCGTCAGAGAACATCATCCGGATACCGAGGTGATCATGATTACCGGCTACGCCACGGTCGATTCGGCCATCGGCGCCATGAAGGCCGGGGCCTATCATTATATAGCCAAGCCGTACAAGATTGATGAAGTCCGCAAGGTCGTGAAGGAGGCGCTTGAAAAGCAGCGCCTGAAAAGGGAGAATCGCCAGCTTCGGGAACAGTTGAAAACTTTCAAGGCGGGCGCCGATCTGATCACCAACGACTCCCGGATGAAGAAGCTGCTCGATTCGGCCCGGCAGGTGGCGACCACCGACAGCAACGTCATGCTGACCGGCGAATCGGGGACCGGCAAGGAGCTGATGGCCCGTTTTATTCATAAGTGCAGCAGGCGCAGTGGGGGGCCGCTGCTTTCCATAAACTGTGGAGCTTTTACGGAAGAATTGCTGACCAACGAGATGTTCGGCCATGAAAAAGGGGCTTTTACCGGGGCCCATGAAAGTAAAAAAGGGTTGATTGAAATGGCCGACGGGGGGACCCTGTTTCTCGACGAAGTGACGGAGATGTCAACCGCCATGCAGGTTAAACTGCTGCGAGCCATCCAGGAAAAAGAGGTGTTGCGTGTCGGAGGAACAACACCGATCAAGGTTGACGTGCGCTTTGTTGCCGCGACCAATCGCAAACTTCAAGGCGAGGTTGCCACCGGTCGTTTCCGGCAGGACCTTTATTACCGGCTGAACGTGGTTTCCCTGCGGATACCGCCGCTGGCGGAACGAAAAAACGATATTCCCCTCCTGATCCAGCATTTCATCAGGAAATATTCCTCCCTGATGCAGAAGAATGTTCTGGGGATATCCACGGAAGTGGCTGAAATTCTGATGCATTATGATTTTCCGGGAAATGTCCGGGAGCTTGAGAACATCATTGAACGGGGGATCGCCCTGTCTGCCTCTGAACAGATTGAAGTTGCTCACCTGCCGGAAGATCTGCAGGAGATGACCCTGCTGACTTTCCGCCATAAAAGCGGGGCCATGCCCTCCCTTGCCGACCAGGAAAAGGCCTATATTGAGTGGGTCCTGAATGAAACCGGGAACAACAAGAGTGAAGCGGCTGGTATTCTCGGCATCGACCGGGTCTCCCTGTGGCGCAAACTCAAAAAATTCGGGCTGGAATAG
- a CDS encoding universal stress protein: MGKIQNFLKELEKTMAAAAFAEAGEHETARQLLQDFKTAHKKVLLGTDHLEPDLKIVNYALNLCERMGGGLEIFHVVPPTFCARKNKTVSPLESDPAFAAFNEKMASLGVAYQPVCSDRGLVREILDYVAERRQVMCVVVSPSHADETSLPKRDGRSIGEWFQDLSCPVLVYSGYQKA, translated from the coding sequence ATGGGCAAAATACAGAATTTTCTTAAAGAACTTGAAAAAACCATGGCGGCAGCAGCATTTGCTGAAGCCGGAGAGCATGAAACCGCCCGGCAATTGCTGCAGGATTTCAAGACCGCCCACAAGAAGGTGTTGCTCGGCACCGACCATCTGGAGCCGGATCTGAAGATCGTCAACTATGCCCTGAATCTCTGCGAGAGGATGGGCGGCGGTCTGGAGATTTTTCATGTGGTGCCGCCCACCTTCTGCGCCCGGAAAAATAAAACTGTTTCACCCCTGGAGAGCGACCCGGCCTTTGCCGCCTTCAATGAAAAGATGGCGTCCCTCGGCGTCGCTTATCAACCGGTCTGCAGTGACCGCGGACTGGTCAGGGAAATCCTTGATTATGTGGCCGAACGGCGGCAGGTCATGTGTGTGGTGGTCTCACCCTCGCATGCCGATGAAACCAGTCTGCCGAAACGTGACGGCAGAAGTATCGGCGAATGGTTTCAGGATCTGAGCTGCCCGGTCCTCGTTTACAGTGGTTATCAGAAAGCGTGA